The sequence GTGCTCACCTGTCCGGTGAAACACCTTTAAGACTCAAAACGCGCGCCTGAAGTCTCTGTGGAGGAATAAACCAAAGACACTCCGCAGGTCACATGAAGAAGTCCGcgccggcaccggcaccggcaccggcaccggcaccggcctGCTTCCCGGACGCGTCTCTCGGGCCGTAGGACCGGCTGGCCAGCTTCTCGTACTTCTCCTTGTACGCGTCCCGCTCCTTGGCGAGGCGCGCCACGTcctgcttcagctgctccacctgGCTCTGCAGCGTGCACTTCTCGGTCTCCAGCATGTGTCTCTGCTGGACGCGCTTGAAGCGGCAGGACTGCGCGTACCCGCGGTTCTTCAAGGTGCGCCGTTTCTGCTTCAGGCGGATCACCTCCTCCTTGCTGAAGCCGCGCAGCTGCCGGTTGAGTTCGCGCACCGTCATGCTGACCAGCTGCTCGTCCGAGAAGCGCTCCTCCAGGCgggcgtggtggtggtggtggtggtggtgggccTGGTGCAGGTGGTGCCCCCCCGAGGCCGTGGACAGGTCCTCGCCCACGTACTGCTGCGAACGGAAGCCGTCGTAGGCCTGGTGGTGCTGATGGTGGTGCGCGTTCCCGATGAGGGCCTCCACCGCGTCCTCCGGGGTCAGGTTGAGCGCCTCGGGG comes from Brachionichthys hirsutus isolate HB-005 unplaced genomic scaffold, CSIRO-AGI_Bhir_v1 contig_1244, whole genome shotgun sequence and encodes:
- the LOC137917092 gene encoding transcription factor MafAa-like; the protein is TELAMSAELPSSPLAIEYVNDFDLMKFEVKKEPPEAERYGHRLPSGSLSSTPISTPCSSVPSSPSFCAPSPGAQPHQSLGGGGGGAGKPPLEDLYWIPSYQHHINPEALNLTPEDAVEALIGNAHHHQHHQAYDGFRSQQYVGEDLSTASGGHHLHQAHHHHHHHHARLEERFSDEQLVSMTVRELNRQLRGFSKEEVIRLKQKRRTLKNRGYAQSCRFKRVQQRHMLETEKCTLQSQVEQLKQDVARLAKERDAYKEKYEKLASRSYGPRDASGKQAGAGAGAGAGAGADFFM